The following coding sequences are from one Granulicella arctica window:
- a CDS encoding ribulokinase, translating to MSIVAGVDFGTLSVRISIFDKERGKLGMATAEYPLHRSATDPNLATQSHDDQMTALTLAMHEAVKVSGIEGNQIRSIALDTTGSSVIMVGEGLVPLGEYYLWADHRAAGEAAEITEAAHRTGFEGIEWCGGVYSSEWGWSKLLHWLRHNPTLRPKLVTALEHCDMVAATLCGITDPNKIPRSICAMGHKWMWNPRWGGLPPEEFLVGVDPLLAGVREKITGKFQTSEKLAGHLSAEWAEKLGLEAGIPIPTGAFDAHWDAVGANIRLGDVVNVIGTSTCIIGMSDKQTLVPGVCGVVPGSVYPNEVGIEAGMSAVGDIFAAIAKRAGKTVAELSAETAQYQAGQTGLLRLTWDNGDRTVLVNPELGGVTFGWNLYHTAADELFAAVEGTALHTRVIFERMEENGAPINRVINGGGIPKRNATLNQIYANALNKPVLVPDGDVTSLGSVIFAFLAAGDFDSIKTAQDALCPPFKIFEPQPEQVQRYNRLYPLFRSAYFALGSADAEAVPLGRILPELRAIRKECLES from the coding sequence ATGAGCATTGTGGCAGGAGTCGACTTCGGAACGCTGAGCGTTCGCATCTCCATCTTCGACAAAGAGCGCGGCAAACTGGGCATGGCCACCGCCGAATACCCGCTTCACCGCTCGGCCACCGATCCCAATCTCGCCACCCAGAGCCACGACGATCAGATGACTGCGCTGACTCTCGCCATGCACGAGGCGGTCAAGGTAAGTGGCATAGAAGGCAATCAGATACGGTCGATAGCTCTAGACACAACCGGCTCGAGCGTCATCATGGTCGGCGAGGGTCTGGTCCCGCTAGGCGAGTATTATCTCTGGGCCGACCACCGCGCCGCGGGCGAAGCCGCCGAGATCACCGAAGCCGCCCACCGCACCGGATTCGAAGGCATCGAGTGGTGCGGCGGCGTCTACTCCTCCGAATGGGGTTGGTCGAAGCTGCTGCATTGGCTACGCCACAACCCCACCCTACGCCCAAAGCTTGTCACCGCCCTAGAACACTGCGACATGGTCGCCGCCACCCTCTGCGGCATCACCGACCCGAACAAAATCCCCCGCAGCATCTGCGCGATGGGGCACAAGTGGATGTGGAATCCGCGCTGGGGAGGCTTGCCGCCGGAAGAGTTCCTCGTCGGCGTCGATCCCCTGCTTGCCGGCGTACGCGAGAAGATCACCGGCAAATTCCAGACCTCCGAAAAGCTAGCGGGACATCTGAGCGCGGAGTGGGCAGAGAAGTTGGGGCTTGAAGCGGGAATTCCGATCCCAACCGGAGCCTTCGACGCGCATTGGGATGCAGTAGGAGCGAATATCCGTCTGGGCGATGTGGTGAATGTGATCGGGACCTCGACCTGCATCATCGGGATGAGCGACAAACAGACGCTGGTTCCGGGAGTCTGCGGCGTCGTTCCGGGTTCGGTGTACCCGAACGAGGTCGGCATCGAGGCGGGCATGTCGGCTGTAGGCGACATTTTTGCGGCGATTGCGAAGAGAGCGGGAAAGACCGTCGCGGAGCTTTCGGCGGAGACCGCGCAGTACCAAGCAGGACAGACAGGCTTGCTGCGGCTGACGTGGGATAACGGCGACCGGACAGTGCTGGTCAATCCGGAGCTCGGCGGTGTCACCTTCGGCTGGAATCTGTATCACACGGCAGCGGATGAGCTGTTCGCTGCGGTCGAAGGAACGGCTCTGCATACGCGAGTGATCTTCGAGCGAATGGAAGAGAACGGCGCGCCGATCAACCGGGTCATCAACGGCGGCGGTATCCCGAAGCGGAATGCGACGTTGAATCAGATCTATGCGAATGCTCTGAACAAGCCAGTGCTGGTTCCGGATGGAGATGTAACGAGTCTTGGCTCAGTGATCTTCGCGTTCCTTGCTGCGGGCGATTTCGATTCGATCAAGACGGCGCAGGATGCGCTCTGCCCACCGTTCAAGATCTTCGAGCCGCAGCCGGAGCAGGTGCAGCGCTACAACCGGCTATACCCGCTCTTCCGGAGTGCGTA
- a CDS encoding VOC family protein — protein MLTPFHLAFPVDDLDAARHFYGTTLGCPEGRSSNQWIDFDLFGHQIVTHLKPASTIEKAHHNPVDGHDVPVPHFGVVLTMDQWEVLADRLRTAGTKFVIEPYIRFKGEVGEQATMFFLDPAGNALEFKAFADLGQLFAK, from the coding sequence ATGCTCACCCCGTTCCACCTCGCCTTTCCTGTCGACGACCTCGATGCAGCGCGCCACTTCTACGGCACCACCCTCGGCTGTCCTGAAGGACGCAGCTCGAACCAGTGGATCGACTTCGACCTCTTCGGCCACCAGATCGTCACCCATCTGAAACCGGCATCCACCATCGAAAAGGCTCATCACAACCCCGTCGATGGCCACGACGTCCCGGTTCCGCACTTCGGCGTCGTCCTCACGATGGATCAATGGGAGGTACTTGCCGACCGTCTGCGCACGGCAGGCACCAAATTTGTGATCGAACCCTACATCCGTTTCAAGGGTGAGGTAGGCGAGCAGGCCACTATGTTCTTCCTCGACCCCGCCGGAAACGCCCTTGAGTTTAAAGCCTTCGCCGACCTCGGTCAGCTCTTCGCCAAATGA
- a CDS encoding DNA methyltransferase produces the protein MPANQLFYGDNLDVLRKHIRDESVDLCYIDPPFNSKRTYNQIYNNIGIEDAAQAQAFIDTWLWNDQAAAGLDEILANEQGRFQPQTVELIKGLHAVLGKGSLLAYLISITLRVTEIQRILKPTGSFYLHCDPTASHYLKLVLDGVFCSRGGEYVNEITWCYELGGRISRKAFGRRHDVLLFYTKSEDYNFYWDDVLEPWSDEGVAKFRHEDEKGRYRLIGRFIKGSPIKGHRDISPEWEKTNPELVQRYYLKPGKMQVDFWNISPINQVAKERLGYPTQKPEALLERVISASSKEGDLVLDAYCGCGTTVAVAERLNRRWIGVDITYQSISLIMKRLSDTYGAQVENEISLNGIPRDMASARALAHKKDDRLRKEFEKWAILTYATNRAIINDKKGADGGIDGVAYFKTGKTDNAKLIFQAKSGAVKRSDIATLRGDMEKSAAAMACLITLEEPSKPMIAEAREAGKYLHAEMGRSYDKISIVTVREIVEDGKRLDIPMSVEVLKAAQRNLNEEQLRLL, from the coding sequence ATGCCTGCTAACCAACTTTTCTACGGCGACAACCTCGATGTCCTTCGCAAGCACATCCGCGACGAATCGGTCGATCTTTGTTACATCGATCCGCCTTTCAACTCTAAGCGTACCTACAACCAGATCTATAACAATATAGGTATTGAAGATGCTGCCCAAGCTCAGGCTTTTATAGATACATGGTTATGGAATGACCAAGCAGCGGCAGGGCTGGATGAAATACTTGCGAATGAGCAAGGCAGATTCCAACCTCAAACTGTTGAATTGATAAAGGGGCTTCACGCTGTTTTGGGCAAGGGAAGCCTTCTCGCATACCTCATTAGCATTACCTTGCGTGTGACAGAAATTCAAAGAATATTGAAGCCTACTGGCAGTTTTTATTTGCATTGCGATCCGACCGCTAGCCATTATCTCAAATTGGTGCTCGACGGAGTGTTTTGTTCTCGTGGCGGGGAATATGTAAACGAAATTACGTGGTGCTATGAGTTGGGTGGGCGAATCTCTCGCAAGGCGTTTGGAAGAAGACACGATGTTTTGCTTTTCTACACGAAAAGTGAAGACTACAACTTTTATTGGGACGATGTTCTTGAGCCATGGTCTGATGAAGGTGTTGCGAAATTTCGTCATGAAGACGAAAAAGGAAGATATCGACTAATCGGTCGTTTTATCAAAGGAAGTCCGATAAAGGGTCACAGGGACATCAGCCCCGAATGGGAGAAGACCAATCCTGAACTTGTTCAGCGGTATTATCTCAAGCCAGGGAAAATGCAGGTTGATTTCTGGAATATTTCGCCGATTAATCAGGTAGCAAAAGAACGCTTGGGATATCCAACCCAAAAGCCGGAAGCTCTCTTAGAGCGTGTGATTAGCGCAAGCAGTAAAGAGGGTGATTTAGTTCTTGATGCTTATTGCGGCTGTGGGACAACCGTTGCTGTAGCCGAACGTCTGAACCGTCGGTGGATTGGTGTAGACATCACCTATCAGTCCATTTCATTGATTATGAAGCGACTATCGGATACTTATGGGGCTCAAGTCGAGAATGAAATTTCATTGAACGGCATACCTCGTGATATGGCATCCGCAAGAGCCTTGGCACATAAAAAAGATGATCGGCTCCGCAAAGAATTCGAAAAGTGGGCTATTCTCACCTACGCTACTAATCGCGCAATCATCAATGATAAAAAAGGTGCTGACGGTGGGATTGATGGAGTCGCTTATTTCAAGACTGGCAAAACTGATAATGCGAAGTTAATTTTCCAAGCAAAATCTGGAGCAGTCAAACGTAGTGATATTGCCACCCTACGTGGAGATATGGAAAAGTCTGCAGCGGCCATGGCTTGCCTTATAACTCTAGAAGAGCCTTCCAAGCCGATGATTGCAGAAGCTCGTGAAGCTGGGAAATATCTCCATGCTGAGATGGGGAGAAGCTACGACAAGATTAGTATTGTTACTGTTCGTGAAATTGTTGAAGATGGCAAGCGCCTCGATATTCCAATGAGTGTAGAGGTTCTGAAAGCAGCTCAACGTAATCTCAATGAAGAGCAATTGCGGTTGCTCTAA
- the pdxS gene encoding pyridoxal 5'-phosphate synthase lyase subunit PdxS produces MADHTSNGNGNYGSTNTTAQGLRLKVGLAEMLKGGVIMDVMNVEQARIAEEAGAISVMALERVPAMIRAEGGVARMANPKLIKEIMAAVSIPVMAKARIGHFAEAQVLEHLGVDFIDESEVLTPADEVYHIDKHAFTTPFVCGARNLGEALRRIAEGAAMIRTKGEPGTGDVVHAVQHMRQIVREIKALTVLGDEELYNAAKIHGAPYELCRMVAKAGKLPVPNFSAGGIATPADAALMMQLGAETVFVGSGIFMKERATPLDVENNPKEREEAVSRARAIVLATAHFNDPKIVAEASEAVTGTMKGLAAAAIEERDLMQTRGW; encoded by the coding sequence ATGGCAGATCACACCTCAAACGGCAACGGAAACTACGGATCGACCAACACCACGGCCCAGGGCCTCCGTCTCAAGGTCGGTCTCGCCGAGATGCTCAAGGGCGGCGTCATCATGGACGTCATGAACGTCGAGCAGGCCCGCATCGCCGAAGAGGCTGGAGCTATCTCCGTCATGGCGCTCGAGCGCGTCCCCGCCATGATCCGTGCCGAAGGCGGCGTCGCCCGCATGGCTAACCCCAAGCTCATCAAAGAGATCATGGCCGCCGTCTCCATCCCGGTCATGGCCAAGGCCCGCATCGGCCACTTCGCCGAGGCCCAGGTTCTCGAACATCTCGGCGTCGACTTCATCGACGAGTCCGAGGTCCTCACCCCAGCCGATGAGGTCTACCACATCGACAAGCACGCCTTCACCACCCCCTTCGTCTGCGGTGCACGCAACCTCGGCGAAGCCCTTCGTCGCATCGCTGAAGGCGCAGCCATGATCCGCACCAAGGGCGAGCCCGGCACCGGCGATGTCGTCCACGCCGTCCAGCACATGCGTCAGATCGTCCGCGAGATCAAAGCCCTCACCGTCCTCGGCGACGAAGAGCTCTACAACGCCGCCAAGATCCACGGCGCGCCCTACGAGCTTTGCAGAATGGTCGCGAAGGCCGGCAAGCTCCCCGTCCCCAACTTCTCCGCCGGCGGCATCGCCACCCCGGCCGACGCCGCTCTCATGATGCAGCTAGGCGCCGAGACCGTCTTCGTCGGCTCCGGCATCTTCATGAAGGAGCGTGCCACCCCGCTCGACGTCGAGAACAACCCGAAGGAACGCGAAGAGGCCGTCTCCCGCGCCCGGGCTATCGTCCTAGCCACCGCCCACTTCAACGATCCCAAAATCGTCGCCGAAGCCTCAGAAGCCGTCACCGGCACTATGAAGGGCCTCGCCGCCGCCGCCATCGAAGAGCGTGACCTCATGCAGACCCGCGGCTGGTAG
- a CDS encoding glycosyltransferase, with translation MAHAGGRAVVPPREEMPMVVESVAELTIVIPAKDEIEMLPKLLGSLCRQDYALMRKTRVLVADAGSTDGTVAAALGFRDRLAIEVVPGGLPSVGRNAGARLADTKYVLFLDADVELAEPTLLRRAMGAMKRRDLHLATTNIACRHGGFFDDLLYAGNNFMQHVGSKLKPFATGMFMLFEREAFWALGGFNEEALFAEDYLLSKGVARQRFRIVKGKVLTTNRRFRKLGHGRMVFMFFQTMMHSWDEEYFLRDRGYWGAS, from the coding sequence GTGGCCCATGCTGGCGGAAGGGCGGTCGTGCCGCCGCGTGAGGAGATGCCGATGGTAGTGGAGAGCGTCGCGGAACTGACGATTGTGATTCCGGCGAAGGATGAGATAGAGATGCTGCCGAAGTTGTTAGGGTCTCTGTGCAGGCAGGACTATGCGCTGATGCGCAAGACGCGTGTGCTGGTGGCGGATGCGGGGTCGACCGATGGAACGGTGGCAGCGGCGTTAGGGTTTCGGGACAGGCTGGCGATCGAGGTGGTTCCGGGGGGGCTGCCGTCGGTGGGGCGGAACGCCGGTGCTCGACTGGCCGATACGAAGTATGTGCTGTTTCTGGATGCGGATGTGGAGCTGGCAGAGCCGACGCTGCTGCGGCGGGCCATGGGTGCGATGAAGCGGCGGGATCTGCACCTGGCGACGACAAATATTGCGTGCCGGCATGGTGGGTTCTTCGATGATCTGCTGTATGCGGGGAACAACTTCATGCAGCACGTGGGATCGAAGCTGAAGCCGTTTGCGACGGGGATGTTCATGCTGTTCGAGCGGGAGGCATTCTGGGCGCTGGGTGGGTTCAACGAAGAGGCGCTGTTCGCGGAGGACTATCTGTTGTCGAAGGGCGTGGCTCGGCAGCGGTTCCGGATCGTGAAGGGGAAGGTGCTGACGACGAATCGGCGCTTCCGCAAGCTGGGGCATGGGCGGATGGTGTTTATGTTCTTCCAGACGATGATGCATAGCTGGGATGAGGAGTACTTCTTGCGGGACCGGGGGTATTGGGGAGCTAGCTAG
- a CDS encoding PaaI family thioesterase, producing the protein MPIPEEARHLPASMDDAMQSPEAAKRGTNCFGCGPTNPQGLHLKFVIDAADLTATAPVNLTRLHEGPPGYIHGGIIATLLDEAMSKLNRPLEVLAVTRNMQVDYLRPSPLNQPLTLIGRHLRREGRKLYHQAELTTAEGTILAQATGLFLVVDPAVLKRL; encoded by the coding sequence ATGCCCATCCCCGAAGAAGCCCGCCACCTCCCCGCCTCCATGGACGACGCCATGCAATCCCCCGAGGCCGCCAAGCGGGGCACCAACTGCTTCGGCTGCGGCCCCACCAACCCCCAGGGCCTGCATCTCAAGTTCGTCATCGACGCCGCAGACCTCACCGCCACCGCGCCAGTCAATCTCACGCGACTGCACGAGGGCCCACCCGGCTACATCCACGGCGGCATCATCGCCACACTCCTCGACGAGGCCATGAGCAAGCTCAACCGCCCACTCGAAGTCCTCGCCGTCACCCGCAACATGCAGGTCGACTATCTCCGCCCATCGCCACTCAACCAGCCCCTCACCCTCATCGGACGCCACCTTCGTCGCGAAGGCCGCAAGCTCTACCACCAGGCTGAACTCACCACCGCCGAAGGCACCATCCTCGCCCAGGCCACCGGCCTCTTCCTCGTCGTTGACCCCGCCGTCCTCAAGCGACTCTAG
- a CDS encoding RecQ family ATP-dependent DNA helicase — MNLETLLHQTFGFPAFRANQEAVCRAATDGRDVLLVMPTGAGKSLCYQLPAIARGGTALVISPLIALMDDQAQKLSALGLRVARIHSGLSREDARQACRDYLDGTLQFLFIAPERMRVPGFPEMLAKKKPALIAIDEAHCISAWGHDFRPDYRTLGEHLPSLRPAPIIALTATATPAVQQDIVAQLHLGDPALFIHGFRRDNLHIEVVEMSKPRRNEFAAKLLAKSENRPAIVYAPSRKSAEELASMLGGKAAAYHAGLDTSVREKVQTYFQNGKLEVVVATIAFGMGIDKADVRTVVHIALPASVEAYYQEIGRAGRDGNPSRTVLLHSFADRKMHDFFLERDYPAATELSRVASALTPDFQMPDVLRQKLRMDAATFDKAAEKLAAQGAATFDIEGNVRAISRPGNNTAWKSGYEAQIAFRRSQIDRMVAYAESAQCRMAALIQHFGDTADGLRPCGHCDFCSPEGATAQPFREPNAQEDRHLRAILSALKGGVSRSTGKLHTDLALTPDRKLFDAYLDSLTRAGLLQLNPDTFTNPEGTVITYKKASLTHEGSTITSTAPLNVLLRDSTAAPAAKSRTTASGKPSKTSLKAEREQTTATYTPAQKSLDASLREWRKAEAAKTGKPAFIVFGDTVLHNVVLAAPQSISELLTVSGIGPEKADRYGADVIALCRGTAPSHVSKSEKKSSSKSKPALFTAKAERPTPPSHSVPAITPKTETYTRPRTTQTEPAESLTPTQQTLNQHLHDWRKAESEKLGLPQFFVLSSSTLRSIVVEHPRTLNELKSINGIGLEKLEKFGPAILAVCNASNE, encoded by the coding sequence ATGAACCTCGAAACCCTCCTCCACCAGACCTTCGGCTTCCCCGCCTTCCGCGCTAATCAGGAGGCCGTCTGCCGCGCCGCAACCGATGGCCGCGACGTCCTCCTCGTCATGCCCACTGGAGCCGGAAAGTCCCTCTGCTATCAACTCCCCGCCATCGCTCGCGGCGGCACAGCGCTCGTCATCTCTCCCCTCATCGCCCTCATGGACGATCAGGCACAAAAGCTCTCAGCCCTCGGCCTTCGCGTTGCCCGTATCCACTCCGGCCTGTCCCGCGAGGACGCCCGCCAAGCCTGCCGCGACTACCTCGACGGGACGCTACAGTTCCTCTTCATCGCCCCCGAAAGAATGCGCGTCCCCGGCTTCCCCGAGATGCTCGCGAAGAAGAAACCCGCCCTCATCGCCATCGACGAGGCCCACTGCATCAGCGCCTGGGGCCACGACTTCCGCCCCGACTACCGCACCTTAGGCGAGCATCTCCCCTCGCTCCGACCCGCTCCCATCATTGCCCTCACCGCCACCGCCACCCCCGCTGTTCAGCAGGACATCGTCGCCCAGCTCCACCTCGGCGACCCGGCGCTCTTCATCCACGGCTTCCGTCGCGACAACCTCCACATCGAGGTCGTCGAGATGTCCAAGCCCCGCCGCAACGAGTTCGCCGCCAAACTCCTCGCCAAGTCCGAGAACCGCCCCGCCATCGTCTACGCTCCCTCGCGCAAGTCCGCCGAGGAGCTAGCCTCCATGCTCGGAGGCAAGGCCGCCGCCTACCACGCGGGTCTCGATACCAGCGTCCGCGAAAAGGTCCAAACCTACTTCCAAAATGGGAAATTAGAGGTCGTCGTTGCCACCATCGCCTTCGGCATGGGCATCGACAAGGCCGACGTCCGCACCGTCGTCCACATCGCCCTGCCTGCATCGGTCGAGGCCTACTACCAGGAGATCGGCCGCGCCGGACGCGACGGCAACCCCAGCCGCACCGTCCTCCTCCACTCCTTCGCCGACCGCAAGATGCACGACTTCTTCCTCGAGCGCGACTACCCCGCCGCGACCGAGTTGAGCCGCGTCGCCAGCGCCCTTACCCCCGACTTCCAAATGCCCGACGTCCTCCGCCAGAAGCTCCGCATGGACGCCGCCACCTTCGACAAAGCCGCCGAAAAACTAGCCGCCCAGGGAGCTGCCACCTTCGACATCGAGGGCAATGTCCGCGCAATCAGTCGTCCCGGCAACAACACCGCCTGGAAGTCCGGCTACGAAGCCCAGATCGCCTTCCGCCGCTCCCAGATCGATCGCATGGTCGCCTACGCTGAGTCTGCGCAGTGCCGCATGGCCGCCCTCATCCAGCACTTCGGCGACACCGCCGACGGCCTACGCCCCTGCGGTCACTGCGACTTCTGCTCCCCCGAAGGTGCAACCGCCCAGCCCTTCCGCGAACCAAACGCCCAGGAAGACCGCCACCTCCGCGCCATCCTCTCCGCACTCAAAGGCGGCGTCTCCCGCAGTACCGGCAAGCTCCACACCGATCTTGCCCTCACACCCGACCGCAAGCTCTTCGACGCTTATCTCGACTCCCTCACCCGAGCCGGTCTCCTGCAACTGAACCCCGACACCTTCACGAACCCCGAAGGAACCGTCATCACCTACAAAAAAGCCTCGCTCACCCACGAAGGCAGCACCATCACCAGCACTGCTCCCCTCAACGTCCTCTTACGCGACAGCACAGCCGCGCCCGCAGCCAAATCCCGCACCACTGCATCGGGCAAGCCCTCCAAGACCAGCCTCAAGGCCGAGCGCGAACAGACCACCGCCACCTATACCCCCGCTCAGAAATCCCTCGACGCAAGCCTCCGCGAATGGCGCAAGGCCGAAGCCGCCAAAACCGGCAAACCAGCCTTCATCGTCTTCGGCGACACCGTCCTCCACAACGTCGTCCTCGCCGCCCCGCAGAGCATCTCCGAACTCCTCACCGTCTCCGGCATCGGCCCCGAAAAAGCCGACCGCTACGGCGCAGACGTCATCGCCCTATGCCGAGGAACCGCACCAAGCCACGTCTCAAAATCAGAGAAGAAATCCTCATCTAAATCGAAGCCAGCGCTCTTCACTGCCAAAGCAGAGAGACCCACACCTCCCTCCCATAGCGTCCCTGCAATCACTCCAAAAACAGAGACCTACACCCGCCCCCGCACCACACAAACCGAGCCCGCCGAAAGCCTCACCCCCACCCAGCAAACCCTTAACCAGCATCTCCACGACTGGCGCAAAGCCGAGTCCGAAAAGCTCGGCCTCCCCCAGTTCTTCGTCCTCAGCTCCTCCACCCTGCGCAGCATCGTCGTCGAACACCCACGCACCCTCAACGAACTGAAATCCATCAACGGCATCGGCCTCGAGAAGCTTGAAAAGTTTGGCCCCGCCATCCTCGCCGTCTGCAACGCATCCAACGAGTAG
- a CDS encoding tannase/feruloyl esterase family alpha/beta hydrolase: MNKLASIVATTLLATAAYAQHSTHCTSLTALTLPNTKILTADPISPSDAAKLPPDLDETVKSLPPFCRVTAQLTPTSDSDIRIELWLPERWNGLFRGQGNGGFAGTIDRPGMSRNVAQGYATAATDTGHIGSTTAVDATWALHHPEKIADFGYRGIHEMTVTAQAILRSFYGTPAKHSFFAACSDGGREALMEAQRFPADYDGIIAGAPAYNWTALLTNAISNAQSLALTPASYIPPTKLQAISAAVLAACDAKDGLKDGILNDPRTCHVPSEALLCKQGDADTCLTEPQFKTLQALYAGFHSADGALIFPGFLPGSEVGDGGWTPWITGFTPGQSLLFAFGQQYFSNMVYSDPTWTIHSVNLDEAYAKANQETSASLNATNPNLSPFFTRGGKLILYHGWNDPAISALATVHYYEKMTVATPNASASSRLYMVPGMQHCDGGPGATSFGQFGEHASQGADDPQHNISLSLELWVEKGIAPDVITASHDEGTPTTPKITMTRPLCPYPKFAKYNGTGDPNTAASFTCTLSK; this comes from the coding sequence GTGAACAAGCTAGCCTCCATTGTTGCCACAACGCTTCTAGCAACAGCAGCCTATGCCCAGCATTCGACTCACTGCACCTCTCTCACAGCTCTCACCCTTCCGAATACAAAGATTCTCACCGCCGACCCGATCAGCCCCTCCGACGCCGCGAAGCTGCCACCTGATCTAGACGAAACCGTAAAATCCCTCCCACCCTTCTGCCGCGTCACCGCCCAACTCACACCTACATCCGACTCCGACATCCGCATCGAGCTTTGGCTCCCTGAGAGGTGGAACGGCCTCTTCCGCGGCCAGGGCAACGGAGGCTTTGCCGGAACCATCGATCGCCCCGGAATGAGTCGCAACGTCGCTCAGGGCTATGCCACTGCCGCAACGGATACCGGTCACATCGGCAGCACCACCGCCGTCGACGCCACATGGGCCCTTCATCACCCCGAAAAGATCGCCGACTTCGGCTACCGCGGCATCCACGAGATGACCGTCACCGCCCAGGCCATCCTTCGCTCGTTCTACGGCACGCCCGCCAAACATTCCTTCTTCGCCGCCTGCTCCGACGGAGGCCGCGAGGCTCTCATGGAGGCCCAGCGCTTCCCCGCTGACTATGACGGCATCATCGCCGGAGCCCCGGCCTACAACTGGACCGCGCTCCTCACCAACGCCATCTCAAACGCACAGTCCCTCGCACTCACACCCGCCAGCTACATCCCACCCACCAAGCTTCAAGCGATCAGCGCCGCTGTCCTCGCCGCCTGTGACGCAAAGGACGGCCTCAAAGACGGCATCCTCAACGATCCCCGCACCTGTCACGTTCCCTCAGAGGCCCTCCTCTGCAAACAAGGCGACGCGGACACCTGCCTCACCGAACCCCAATTCAAAACCCTGCAAGCTCTCTACGCCGGCTTCCATTCCGCTGATGGCGCGCTCATCTTCCCCGGCTTCCTCCCTGGCTCCGAAGTCGGCGACGGTGGCTGGACCCCGTGGATCACCGGCTTCACCCCTGGTCAGAGCCTCCTCTTCGCCTTCGGGCAGCAGTACTTCAGCAACATGGTCTACAGCGACCCGACATGGACCATTCACTCCGTCAATCTCGATGAAGCCTATGCAAAGGCCAATCAGGAAACCTCAGCCAGCCTCAACGCCACGAATCCCAACCTCAGTCCTTTCTTTACCCGCGGCGGCAAGCTCATCCTCTACCACGGCTGGAACGACCCCGCCATCTCCGCACTCGCCACCGTCCATTACTACGAGAAGATGACCGTGGCGACTCCGAACGCCTCCGCCTCTTCACGCCTCTACATGGTCCCAGGCATGCAGCACTGCGATGGAGGACCCGGCGCCACCTCCTTTGGTCAGTTCGGCGAGCATGCCTCCCAGGGAGCCGACGATCCCCAGCACAACATCAGTCTCTCCCTCGAACTTTGGGTCGAAAAAGGCATCGCACCCGATGTCATCACCGCCTCCCATGATGAAGGCACTCCCACCACGCCCAAAATCACCATGACTCGCCCCCTCTGCCCCTACCCGAAATTCGCGAAGTACAACGGTACCGGCGACCCCAACACAGCCGCCAGCTTTACCTGCACCCTCTCCAAATGA